A section of the Pseudomonas prosekii genome encodes:
- a CDS encoding LuxE/PaaK family acyltransferase codes for MTHLPFTDALCALTQPYDLDAVPAGLFDRAMAEVSQFHCHHTPAYEQWLNTNGLDSTELEQLDDWARLPPIFANFFKQHLLLSPTGEDALELTSSGTSGQKSRMRYDARSIDAAQAMVTRIFQHYGWETPDTPCNYLLLSYEPEADNRLGTSYTDQFLCRYAPVNQLAYALRRTGSGHELDAFGVIRALQEFAEQDLPVRIFGFPAFLWQVLQRMEAMGIAPLKLPAGSLVFLGGGWKTQSALEIPRARLYERIAKQLGVEPGRCRDGYGAVEHAVPYIECAHHHFHVPVYSKVFVRNPSDFSVQPYGQSGLLNFVSPYISSSPAHSVVMSDLATLHPGETCGCGLLTDWFELHGRAGTSVGRSCAMAAADLLGRA; via the coding sequence ATGACTCACCTACCCTTCACCGACGCGCTGTGTGCGCTGACCCAACCTTACGACCTCGACGCGGTACCCGCGGGGCTGTTTGATCGAGCAATGGCCGAAGTCAGCCAGTTTCACTGCCACCACACGCCCGCCTATGAACAGTGGCTGAACACTAACGGCCTCGACTCAACGGAGCTGGAACAACTGGATGACTGGGCGCGCCTGCCGCCGATCTTTGCCAACTTCTTCAAACAGCATCTGTTGCTGAGCCCGACCGGCGAAGACGCGCTGGAGCTGACCTCCTCCGGCACCAGCGGACAGAAAAGCCGCATGCGTTATGACGCGCGCAGCATCGACGCAGCCCAAGCGATGGTCACGCGGATTTTTCAGCACTACGGCTGGGAGACGCCGGACACGCCATGCAACTACCTGCTGCTGAGCTACGAACCTGAAGCTGACAACCGCCTCGGCACTTCCTACACCGATCAATTCCTCTGTCGTTATGCGCCGGTGAACCAGTTGGCCTACGCATTGCGCCGCACCGGCAGTGGTCACGAACTCGACGCTTTCGGGGTTATTCGCGCGTTGCAGGAATTCGCCGAACAAGACCTGCCCGTGCGCATCTTTGGTTTTCCGGCGTTTCTCTGGCAGGTACTGCAACGCATGGAAGCGATGGGCATTGCCCCGCTCAAATTGCCCGCCGGGTCGTTGGTGTTTCTGGGCGGCGGCTGGAAAACCCAGTCGGCGCTGGAGATCCCCCGGGCTCGCCTCTACGAACGTATCGCCAAGCAATTAGGCGTCGAGCCGGGACGCTGCCGCGATGGCTACGGCGCGGTCGAGCACGCCGTGCCCTATATCGAATGCGCCCATCATCATTTTCATGTCCCGGTTTACTCGAAGGTTTTCGTGCGCAATCCATCTGATTTCAGCGTTCAACCGTATGGCCAAAGTGGCTTGCTCAACTTTGTATCACCCTACATTTCCTCAAGCCCGGCCCACTCCGTGGTCATGAGCGATCTGGCGACGTTGCACCCTGGCGAGACCTGCGGCTGCGGCCTGCTCACCGATTGGTTCGAATTGCACGGCCGCGCCGGCACCAGCGTCGGCCGCAGCTGTGCGATGGCCGCTGCTGATCTGTTAGGGAGAGCATGA
- a CDS encoding GNAT family N-acetyltransferase: MIFRPYRAADAMAVSQLFRLVYGDRYVQPDVYLPKLITQHNLDGRWQSMLAVEGSQILGHAALCRDKLPTDSFELALSVVHPAARGQNIATRLGRELLECAGSLCAQYVLIKQVTHHPFTQRMAQTLDFHCTGLLPDHVPSPYGALAAESIVIGVHPINERSWPLPDIALPDSCRGFMEHLSRLFGSGSDVSACAPRLLHMTQDHQRIDVVIERLDKRLLDQLVQLPEAWLISAKVALSANFSEDFERLSANRFVFTGLLPAPRQGQWFALFHRGAHARRLDLHCPHMQRLQDNLPQPRTVEVGRSAA; this comes from the coding sequence ATGATCTTCCGCCCTTACCGCGCCGCCGATGCCATGGCCGTCAGCCAACTGTTCAGGCTGGTTTATGGCGATCGTTACGTGCAACCGGATGTGTATCTGCCGAAGCTGATTACCCAGCACAACCTCGACGGACGCTGGCAATCAATGTTGGCGGTCGAAGGCTCGCAGATTCTCGGGCACGCCGCGTTATGCCGCGACAAGTTGCCCACTGACAGCTTTGAATTGGCCCTCAGCGTCGTGCATCCAGCAGCTCGCGGGCAGAATATTGCGACGCGGCTGGGACGCGAATTGCTCGAATGCGCCGGCTCGCTCTGCGCTCAGTACGTGCTGATCAAGCAGGTCACGCATCACCCATTCACCCAGCGCATGGCCCAGACACTGGACTTTCACTGCACCGGACTGCTCCCGGACCACGTGCCGTCGCCTTACGGCGCGCTGGCGGCGGAAAGCATCGTGATCGGCGTGCATCCAATCAACGAGCGCAGTTGGCCATTACCGGACATCGCCTTGCCGGACAGTTGTCGGGGGTTCATGGAGCATTTGAGCAGGTTATTCGGCAGCGGCAGCGACGTGTCAGCCTGTGCGCCGCGTTTACTCCACATGACCCAGGATCATCAAAGGATCGATGTCGTCATCGAGCGCCTCGACAAACGCCTGCTGGATCAACTGGTGCAATTGCCCGAGGCGTGGCTGATCAGTGCCAAAGTGGCGTTGTCAGCAAATTTTTCCGAGGATTTCGAGCGTTTGAGCGCCAATCGGTTTGTCTTTACCGGCCTGCTGCCGGCGCCGAGGCAGGGTCAATGGTTTGCCCTGTTTCATCGCGGCGCCCACGCCAGGCGCCTCGATCTGCACTGTCCGCATATGCAACGCTTGCAAGACAACCTGCCGCAGCCACGAACTGTCGAAGTCGGCCGTTCAGCGGCCTGA
- a CDS encoding aldehyde dehydrogenase family protein: MFLMNGNLQGDLSLDSALKSLQDALPRLLMTALDSDIVIAAAADFARQLQAGELDLGLEEDQRLGLIDFCQPDALNAKLERELGVQPRSLRRFSYTHSHFESWHPLGLVVHITPGNAPMLAFCAVLESLLAGNINWLRPSSSDNGLTARLLQALGDCDNSGRLGEFIAVLPVATADIGRLFTRADAVAAWGGETALKAIRQQLPAGCRWIDWGHRISFAYLTPDAAQPEALDALVDEVCRLDQQACSSPQWVLVDSDDPAVLRDMGSRLAEAFARRSTHWPALKPTDQEASEITARCAMTRLEQCFAGQTGEVWSEAGWRVIWEHHRTLAPSPLFRSLLLRPAPQQLMAEALLPWRTVLQSCALICSPAHTPALVRRLVNAGVTRITPASSIHEGYAGEPHDGVYALARLSRRLSVSLPADVLASHANLDALPAAADTTDFAIMDKTAFQAQPIDPSAQLYFRSGGSSGTPALAGFTYRDFNQQMRAAADGLFAAGLDPAHDRVMNLFFSGSLYGGFSSFSSILEQLGAKQFPMGAPHDDDFREIARLIVQQRVSVLIGMPSTLHRLFLDEQTTLRAYAGIRKVFLGGEHPGLASRQLMQSCGVTTIRSAIYGSVDAGPLGHACAATADGVFHLLSATQHLEIVDLEQGVPVQSQEIGRLLFTSRARHSQTVRRYEVGDTGRWIPGSCPCGLSSPRFELLERHGQWLRIGTEFISPSQLARYAGVPVQIVLDHGPDGVERLMVRADADPEQLREQLLRDSALAAAVTAGLLSLQVETCATSNFTRNSHSGKTPLVIDRRLQQ, encoded by the coding sequence ATGTTTTTGATGAACGGCAATTTACAGGGCGATCTGTCTCTCGATAGCGCCCTGAAATCTCTGCAAGACGCACTGCCTCGCCTATTGATGACAGCGCTCGACAGCGACATTGTCATCGCCGCTGCCGCAGATTTTGCCCGGCAATTGCAGGCGGGCGAACTCGACCTCGGACTGGAAGAAGATCAACGCCTGGGCCTGATCGACTTCTGCCAACCGGACGCCCTGAACGCCAAACTGGAGCGCGAACTTGGCGTCCAGCCGCGCTCTCTGCGGCGTTTCAGCTACACCCATTCGCACTTCGAAAGTTGGCATCCGCTGGGGCTGGTGGTGCATATCACCCCAGGCAACGCGCCGATGCTCGCATTCTGCGCAGTATTGGAGAGCCTGCTGGCCGGCAACATTAACTGGCTGCGCCCCAGCTCCAGCGACAACGGCCTGACCGCACGCCTGCTCCAGGCACTTGGCGACTGCGATAACAGTGGCCGGCTCGGCGAATTCATCGCGGTGCTGCCAGTGGCAACCGCGGACATCGGGCGCCTGTTCACTCGCGCCGACGCTGTGGCCGCATGGGGTGGCGAAACGGCGCTCAAGGCTATCCGTCAGCAGTTGCCGGCCGGTTGTCGCTGGATCGATTGGGGGCACCGAATCAGCTTCGCGTACCTGACACCCGACGCTGCGCAACCGGAGGCGCTGGATGCCTTGGTCGACGAAGTGTGTCGGCTGGATCAACAAGCCTGCTCCAGCCCGCAATGGGTGCTGGTGGACAGCGATGACCCGGCGGTGCTGCGTGACATGGGTTCGCGGCTGGCTGAGGCTTTCGCCCGCCGCAGTACGCATTGGCCAGCGTTGAAACCTACAGACCAGGAAGCGTCGGAAATCACCGCACGCTGCGCCATGACTCGCCTCGAACAGTGTTTTGCCGGGCAAACCGGGGAAGTCTGGAGTGAGGCGGGATGGCGAGTGATCTGGGAACACCATCGCACGCTCGCGCCCTCGCCGCTGTTTCGCTCGTTGTTGCTCAGGCCGGCGCCACAGCAGCTGATGGCTGAGGCGCTGCTACCGTGGCGTACGGTCCTGCAAAGCTGCGCACTGATCTGCTCGCCGGCCCACACCCCCGCGCTGGTTCGCAGGTTGGTCAATGCTGGCGTTACCCGCATCACCCCGGCGTCATCAATCCACGAAGGTTATGCCGGTGAGCCACATGACGGCGTGTATGCGCTGGCGCGTCTGAGCCGGCGCTTGTCGGTGAGCCTGCCTGCCGATGTGCTGGCGAGCCATGCAAATCTCGACGCACTACCGGCGGCGGCTGACACCACAGACTTCGCGATCATGGACAAAACGGCGTTCCAGGCCCAGCCCATCGACCCGTCTGCACAGTTGTATTTCCGCTCGGGGGGCAGCAGTGGCACGCCGGCGCTGGCCGGTTTCACCTACCGCGACTTCAATCAGCAGATGCGTGCAGCGGCTGACGGACTGTTTGCGGCCGGGTTGGACCCAGCGCACGACCGGGTCATGAACCTGTTCTTCAGCGGTAGTCTCTATGGCGGTTTTTCCAGTTTTTCGAGCATTCTCGAGCAACTTGGCGCGAAGCAGTTTCCGATGGGCGCCCCGCATGACGATGACTTCCGCGAAATCGCCCGGCTGATCGTGCAGCAACGGGTCAGCGTGTTGATTGGTATGCCAAGCACCTTGCATCGACTGTTCCTCGATGAGCAGACGACGCTGCGAGCTTACGCGGGCATTCGCAAGGTTTTCCTCGGCGGCGAGCATCCGGGGTTGGCCAGCCGCCAATTGATGCAAAGCTGTGGCGTAACGACGATTCGCTCGGCGATCTACGGCTCGGTCGATGCCGGCCCGTTGGGTCACGCCTGCGCGGCAACAGCCGATGGCGTGTTCCATCTGCTGAGCGCTACCCAGCATCTGGAAATCGTTGATCTTGAGCAGGGTGTGCCTGTGCAGAGCCAGGAAATTGGCCGATTACTGTTCACCTCGCGCGCCCGCCATAGCCAGACCGTTCGCCGCTACGAAGTCGGCGACACCGGCCGCTGGATACCAGGAAGCTGCCCCTGCGGATTGAGTTCGCCGCGTTTCGAACTGCTGGAGCGTCACGGCCAGTGGCTGCGGATTGGCACCGAATTCATTTCCCCTTCACAACTGGCGCGCTACGCGGGCGTACCGGTGCAGATCGTGCTCGATCATGGGCCTGATGGCGTGGAACGGCTGATGGTACGCGCCGATGCCGACCCTGAACAACTTCGCGAACAGTTGCTACGTGACAGCGCCTTGGCTGCGGCTGTTACGGCGGGCCTGTTAAGCCTGCAAGTTGAAACTTGTGCCACCAGCAACTTCACAAGAAACAGCCACAGCGGCAAAACCCCCTTAGTTATCGATAGACGCCTACAACAATAA
- a CDS encoding AMP-binding protein, with the protein MNELFSLEQLMHHTREHSHFYNKHFAHLPSQSLALEQVPMIDPNEYWSGSHDLAHWPVLTAPVEGALLFKTGGTTSKGKLAVYTRDEWQALVRPFGQSLSAQLNTGDRVANLFFTGDLAASFLFIHDSLAHVEVPISEFPFTGNADLPGLTAAIGEHNINVLAGIPAQLLKFAAYLTARGQVLEGVETLLYGGESVFPGQLAIFARVFPNARVASIGYASVDAGLIGSSDRDCELGEHRVFDHHTRLEIVDEHTGEVIEACNRVGLLLVTSLSRRLMPLLRYPVGDRACWVEPTATPRRKFALRGRSALSQRVRVGVMSLLTDEIHAIIQTVADSEQWQLHLEQIDCIDHLRVNWVPDHDARAIETISRALHDALVAKYPAIKTLSDDGLLQFQVMPCATGDISLHPRSGKQLRVVDLRVYAQVTEAGA; encoded by the coding sequence ATGAACGAACTTTTTTCGCTTGAGCAATTAATGCACCACACCCGTGAGCATTCGCATTTTTACAACAAGCATTTCGCACACTTGCCGTCACAAAGTTTGGCACTTGAGCAAGTTCCCATGATCGATCCAAATGAATATTGGAGCGGCAGTCATGACCTCGCGCACTGGCCGGTTCTGACCGCGCCGGTCGAGGGTGCGCTGCTGTTCAAAACCGGCGGCACTACAAGCAAAGGCAAACTGGCGGTTTACACACGCGATGAATGGCAGGCATTGGTGAGACCCTTTGGTCAAAGTTTGTCTGCGCAATTGAACACGGGTGACCGGGTCGCCAATCTGTTTTTTACCGGAGATCTGGCCGCGAGTTTTCTGTTCATCCATGACTCATTGGCCCACGTCGAGGTGCCGATCAGCGAGTTTCCGTTCACCGGTAACGCTGATCTGCCGGGCCTCACCGCGGCTATCGGCGAGCACAACATCAACGTGCTGGCGGGCATTCCTGCGCAACTGCTGAAGTTCGCGGCATACCTGACCGCGCGCGGACAGGTGCTGGAAGGAGTGGAAACACTGCTGTATGGCGGCGAAAGCGTATTCCCCGGCCAACTGGCCATTTTCGCCAGGGTTTTCCCAAATGCGCGGGTTGCCTCCATCGGCTACGCCAGCGTCGACGCTGGATTGATCGGCAGCAGCGACCGCGACTGCGAGCTCGGCGAACATCGTGTCTTCGATCACCACACGCGGCTGGAAATAGTCGACGAGCACACCGGTGAAGTCATCGAAGCGTGCAACCGCGTGGGGTTGTTGCTGGTGACCAGCCTCAGTCGTCGGCTGATGCCACTGCTGCGTTATCCGGTGGGCGACCGCGCCTGCTGGGTCGAGCCCACCGCCACACCTCGACGCAAGTTTGCTCTGAGAGGACGCAGCGCCTTGAGCCAGCGAGTTCGTGTGGGGGTGATGTCGCTGTTGACCGATGAGATTCACGCGATCATTCAAACCGTCGCGGACAGTGAGCAATGGCAATTGCACCTTGAGCAAATCGACTGCATTGACCATTTGCGCGTGAACTGGGTGCCCGACCACGACGCACGCGCCATCGAGACAATCAGTCGAGCCCTGCACGACGCACTTGTGGCCAAGTACCCCGCCATCAAAACCTTGAGCGACGACGGCCTGCTGCAATTCCAGGTGATGCCTTGCGCCACCGGCGACATCAGCCTGCACCCCCGCTCCGGCAAGCAACTGCGTGTTGTGGATTTGCGCGTGTATGCGCAAGTCACAGAGGCAGGCGCATGA